The following are encoded in a window of Mycobacteroides chelonae CCUG 47445 genomic DNA:
- a CDS encoding MmpS family transport accessory protein, which yields MARVWIPLVVIVALAAASFGVYRLHGVFGSTSINSAAGIKDDSKNIIPKDIVYEIFGPAGTKGEVNYLDDRAQPQRAQFTTLPWTLTITTTMTSVFANVVAMGDSDEIGCRILSNGEVKDEQTVSNHNAQVFCMVKSA from the coding sequence TTGGCGCGGGTATGGATCCCGCTCGTCGTGATAGTGGCACTCGCGGCCGCTAGCTTCGGCGTCTACCGGCTTCACGGAGTGTTCGGCTCGACCAGCATCAATTCGGCGGCCGGTATCAAGGACGATTCCAAGAACATCATCCCGAAAGACATCGTCTACGAAATCTTCGGTCCCGCAGGGACAAAGGGCGAGGTCAACTATCTCGATGACAGGGCGCAGCCGCAGCGCGCCCAGTTCACCACCCTGCCGTGGACGCTCACCATCACCACGACGATGACATCCGTCTTCGCCAATGTCGTCGCGATGGGCGATAGCGACGAAATCGGCTGCCGCATCCTTTCCAATGGCGAGGTCAAGGACGAACAGACCGTGTCCAACCACAACGCCCAAGTCTTCTGCATGGTGAAATCCGCATGA
- a CDS encoding DUF5078 domain-containing protein has protein sequence MRLNSIRSNIRGSFRAAGIAIVTAGIAASTVPAIASADSTDDYPVPRRMLKTTCTAEQYLAAVRDYDPIYYTRYMIDKNNKPDYVQQATIDRIHEFFAKDYAGRRAESEVFAVNYPPEALTSQWPNWGKIFFNNKGVVAKGTENCSKYPSDMSVWDGP, from the coding sequence ATGCGCCTGAACTCTATTCGTAGCAATATTCGCGGTTCTTTCCGCGCTGCCGGAATTGCGATAGTCACCGCGGGAATTGCCGCGAGCACAGTGCCCGCGATTGCCTCCGCAGACTCCACCGATGACTACCCAGTTCCCCGCCGGATGCTGAAAACCACGTGTACAGCCGAACAATATCTGGCGGCGGTTCGCGATTATGACCCGATTTACTACACGCGGTACATGATCGATAAGAACAACAAGCCCGACTATGTGCAGCAGGCGACGATCGATCGGATTCATGAGTTCTTCGCCAAGGACTACGCGGGCCGTCGTGCGGAGTCCGAGGTTTTCGCGGTGAACTACCCGCCCGAGGCGTTGACATCGCAATGGCCCAACTGGGGCAAGATATTCTTCAATAACAAGGGTGTCGTCGCGAAGGGCACCGAGAACTGCAGCAAGTACCCATCCGATATGTCGGTGTGGGACGGCCCCTAA
- a CDS encoding RND family transporter, with translation MSTHSAPTHGATQKPSRIARFIHTFSVPIILAWLVLTVIVNVVVPQLEEVGKEHSVSLASKDAPSYQAIKRQGELFQQFKDDSMVMVLLENDTKFSTDMNDKAHTFYREMVKRLRADTNHVEYAQDFWGDRITAGGAQSVDEKAAYVQLNLRGDQGTTEGKESVTAVQDLVAKLIDESKKNGTYPDGLKVFVTGQAALTMDMNDAGDKSMLKMTGITFIVITIMLLFIYRSITTVLLILFMVFVELGAARGVVAILGNAEIIGLSTFAVNLLTSLAIAAGTDYAIFLIGRYQELRAEGKERLESFYLTYHSVSHVILGSGLTIAGATFCLKFTRLPYFESLGVPCAIGMLVVVAASLTIGPAVLLIATKFGLLESKRTIKNRTWRKIGTAIVRWPGPILAVTMIIALLGLGILPSYTVNYNDRYYIPGSLPSIQGFQASDRHFSKARMNPDILIVEADKDLRTPANMLVLDRIAKNVFRVEGINKVQSMTRPMGAPIDHSSVPFQVSMQSVSMTENMNYLKNSMSDMLKMADDMGSMIAIMERMYSIMKELVGVTHNMATVTTPDMISVTNQMRDNIANFDDQFRPLRNYFYWDKHCFDIPMCWSMRSLFDTIDGIDKLAESMQGLLKDITNMDRLMPQMVEQLPPMIAITKNMRNTMLTMYSTMNGMIGQMDRMTDTATVMGQAFDEAKNDDFFYLPPEAFDNEDFKKGVKLMMSPDGKAAQFIITHEGDYASNESLANTEVELKAAKNAIKGTPLDEAKLYLGGTAPTYHDIGEMVKYDLMIAVIASLCLIFVIMLVITRSIVAAFTIVGTIAISLGASFGLSVLLWEHILGLQLHWFVLPFTVIILLAVGSDYNLLLVSRFKEELHGGLNTAILRGVGGSGSVATQAGLVFAFTMGSMITSDLIAIGQSGSAICLGLLFDTFIIRAFMTPAIAALMGRWFWWPMKVSKYATDPPPPPVPVEQQAPPPPAPVPVGPGPVHDEPVTTEFPRPAI, from the coding sequence ATGAGCACACATAGCGCTCCTACTCACGGCGCAACCCAAAAGCCTTCGCGCATAGCGCGGTTCATCCACACCTTCTCGGTGCCGATTATTCTGGCCTGGCTGGTCTTGACGGTCATCGTCAACGTGGTCGTGCCGCAGCTCGAAGAGGTCGGCAAAGAGCACTCGGTGTCGTTGGCGTCCAAGGACGCTCCGTCATATCAGGCCATCAAGCGCCAGGGTGAGCTGTTCCAGCAGTTCAAAGACGACAGCATGGTCATGGTCCTGTTGGAGAACGACACCAAGTTCTCGACGGACATGAATGACAAGGCGCACACCTTCTACCGCGAAATGGTGAAGCGGCTACGGGCCGACACCAACCACGTGGAGTACGCCCAGGACTTCTGGGGCGACCGCATCACCGCTGGTGGCGCGCAGAGTGTCGACGAGAAAGCCGCCTACGTCCAGCTGAATCTCCGCGGAGATCAAGGCACGACGGAAGGCAAGGAATCCGTCACCGCGGTACAGGATCTCGTCGCGAAGCTCATCGACGAGAGCAAGAAGAACGGCACATACCCGGACGGCCTGAAGGTCTTCGTCACCGGTCAGGCCGCGCTGACGATGGATATGAACGACGCCGGCGACAAGAGCATGCTCAAGATGACGGGCATCACCTTCATCGTCATCACCATCATGCTGTTGTTCATCTACCGATCCATTACGACGGTGCTGCTCATCCTGTTCATGGTGTTCGTCGAACTGGGCGCCGCCCGCGGCGTCGTCGCGATTCTCGGCAACGCCGAGATCATCGGCCTATCGACATTCGCGGTCAACCTGCTGACCTCATTGGCCATCGCGGCCGGTACCGACTACGCGATCTTCCTGATCGGGCGATATCAAGAACTGAGAGCGGAGGGTAAGGAGCGACTCGAGTCCTTCTATCTGACGTATCACAGTGTCTCGCACGTGATTCTGGGTTCCGGTCTGACGATCGCCGGTGCCACCTTCTGCCTGAAATTCACACGACTGCCGTACTTCGAGTCGCTCGGTGTGCCCTGTGCGATCGGCATGCTCGTCGTGGTGGCCGCATCGCTGACCATCGGGCCGGCGGTACTGCTGATCGCGACGAAGTTCGGGCTGTTGGAGTCCAAGCGCACCATCAAGAACCGGACCTGGCGCAAGATCGGTACTGCCATCGTGCGCTGGCCCGGGCCGATCCTGGCGGTCACGATGATCATCGCGCTGCTGGGACTGGGGATCCTGCCCTCGTACACGGTCAACTACAACGACCGCTACTACATCCCGGGCAGTCTGCCGTCGATCCAGGGCTTCCAGGCATCCGACCGGCACTTCTCGAAGGCGAGAATGAACCCGGACATCTTGATCGTCGAGGCGGACAAGGACCTGCGGACCCCGGCCAACATGTTGGTGCTGGACCGAATCGCCAAGAACGTCTTCCGGGTTGAGGGCATCAACAAGGTGCAGAGCATGACGCGCCCGATGGGTGCCCCTATCGACCACAGCTCGGTGCCCTTCCAGGTGAGTATGCAATCGGTATCGATGACCGAGAACATGAACTATCTGAAGAACAGCATGTCGGACATGTTGAAGATGGCCGACGATATGGGCTCGATGATCGCGATCATGGAGCGCATGTACAGCATCATGAAAGAGCTGGTCGGCGTCACGCACAATATGGCGACTGTGACCACCCCCGATATGATCAGTGTCACCAATCAGATGCGGGACAATATCGCCAATTTCGACGATCAATTCCGGCCGCTGCGCAACTATTTCTATTGGGATAAGCACTGCTTCGATATTCCGATGTGCTGGTCCATGCGCTCGCTATTCGACACCATTGATGGGATCGACAAACTAGCCGAGAGCATGCAGGGGTTGCTCAAAGACATAACCAATATGGACCGGCTCATGCCGCAGATGGTTGAGCAGCTTCCGCCCATGATCGCCATTACGAAAAACATGCGGAACACCATGCTGACCATGTACAGCACCATGAACGGCATGATCGGCCAGATGGATCGCATGACCGACACCGCAACGGTTATGGGTCAGGCGTTCGATGAGGCCAAGAACGACGACTTCTTCTACTTGCCGCCGGAAGCCTTCGACAACGAGGACTTCAAGAAGGGTGTCAAGCTGATGATGTCGCCGGACGGCAAGGCGGCGCAGTTCATCATCACCCATGAGGGTGACTACGCCAGCAATGAGTCATTGGCCAACACCGAGGTCGAGCTCAAGGCCGCGAAGAACGCGATCAAGGGCACGCCGCTGGACGAAGCCAAGCTCTATCTGGGTGGTACCGCACCGACGTACCACGACATCGGCGAGATGGTGAAGTACGACCTGATGATCGCGGTCATCGCGTCGCTGTGCCTGATCTTCGTGATCATGCTGGTGATCACGCGAAGCATCGTGGCGGCGTTCACGATCGTCGGGACCATCGCGATATCGCTGGGTGCGTCCTTCGGTCTGTCAGTGTTGTTGTGGGAGCACATCCTTGGTCTGCAGCTGCACTGGTTCGTGCTGCCGTTCACCGTCATCATCTTGTTGGCGGTCGGATCGGACTACAACCTGCTATTGGTGTCCAGATTCAAGGAAGAGCTACACGGTGGTCTGAACACCGCGATTCTCCGAGGCGTCGGCGGATCCGGAAGTGTGGCAACCCAGGCCGGTCTGGTGTTCGCGTTCACCATGGGGTCGATGATCACCAGCGACCTGATCGCGATCGGCCAGTCCGGGTCGGCCATCTGCCTTGGTCTGCTCTTCGACACCTTCATCATCCGGGCGTTCATGACGCCGGCAATTGCCGCGCTCATGGGTCGATGGTTCTGGTGGCCCATGAAGGTGAGCAAATACGCCACCGATCCGCCACCGCCTCCGGTGCCGGTCGAGCAGCAGGCGCCACCACCGCCGGCACCTGTTCCGGTCGGTCCGGGTCCAGTGCACGACGAGCCAGTCACCACGGAATTCCCGCGACCTGCGATCTAA
- a CDS encoding DUF402 domain-containing protein has protein sequence MHLPKREIFDLDAMTNTDPKGIVRSVDEYRVEPWGLFMARPTPGRAQFHYVESWLLPTLGLRANIFHFNPGYERDQDFYLDIGDFVPGPSQWLAVDHYLDLVVRCGRETELADVDELLEAHRAGLLPAATSELAIRRAVTAIDNLAGHGHDLNAWLTAAGMPLTWRDPNGDTHA, from the coding sequence GTGCACCTGCCCAAACGCGAGATATTCGACCTCGATGCCATGACGAACACCGATCCCAAGGGAATCGTGCGGTCGGTGGATGAGTACCGGGTGGAGCCCTGGGGACTGTTCATGGCGCGCCCAACGCCCGGTCGGGCGCAGTTTCACTACGTGGAGTCCTGGCTGCTCCCGACGCTGGGACTGCGTGCGAACATCTTCCATTTCAATCCGGGATACGAGCGCGATCAGGATTTCTACCTCGACATCGGCGATTTCGTCCCCGGGCCCTCGCAGTGGCTGGCCGTCGACCACTATCTTGACCTCGTGGTGCGCTGCGGACGCGAAACCGAACTGGCCGATGTGGACGAGTTGCTCGAGGCGCACAGAGCAGGGTTGCTGCCTGCTGCCACATCCGAGCTCGCGATCCGCCGCGCAGTCACCGCCATCGATAACCTCGCCGGGCACGGTCACGATCTGAATGCGTGGTTGACCGCCGCCGGAATGCCGCTGACCTGGCGCGACCCGAACGGAGACACTCATGCCTGA
- a CDS encoding Gfo/Idh/MocA family protein, with amino-acid sequence MPDTIRWGIIGPGRIAGNVARDFPLTPGAELVAVASRSAERAGDFAKTHRIPRSFGSYRELLADPDVDAVYIATPHPQHRQAAIAALTAGKAILVEKAFTATVAGAQEIIDIARARGVFAMEAMWTRFQPAIVAAKNLVDDGAIGEVRQVQADLGVDRPFDPNDRLFSPTLGGGALLDLGVYVVSLAQYFLGDPAAVVAHGSLFPTGVDAEAGLLLRYDDGRTATLLCSLLHHTPGQARIFGTEGWIDILPRFHHPREIVLHRKGSDPEPIVKPPVGGGYSHELAEVTGCLLEGSAQSTVMPLADTLAVQRVLNTACEQLGVHHREDPADLD; translated from the coding sequence ATGCCTGACACCATTCGCTGGGGAATCATCGGACCGGGGCGCATCGCCGGAAACGTGGCCCGGGACTTCCCGCTCACACCGGGCGCAGAGCTGGTGGCCGTTGCCTCTCGGTCGGCCGAACGTGCCGGCGACTTTGCGAAGACACATCGCATTCCGCGATCCTTCGGTTCGTACCGGGAGTTGCTCGCCGATCCCGACGTGGACGCCGTGTACATCGCCACCCCACATCCCCAGCATCGACAGGCCGCCATCGCCGCACTCACCGCGGGCAAGGCAATCTTGGTCGAGAAGGCCTTCACCGCGACGGTGGCCGGAGCACAGGAGATCATCGATATCGCAAGGGCACGTGGCGTTTTTGCCATGGAGGCGATGTGGACCCGGTTTCAGCCGGCGATCGTCGCGGCCAAAAATCTTGTCGATGACGGGGCCATCGGCGAGGTCCGCCAGGTCCAGGCTGACCTGGGAGTGGACCGCCCGTTCGATCCCAACGACAGGCTGTTCAGTCCGACGCTGGGCGGCGGCGCGTTGTTGGATCTCGGCGTCTACGTGGTCTCGCTGGCCCAGTACTTCCTCGGCGATCCGGCAGCAGTGGTGGCACATGGTTCGTTGTTCCCCACCGGGGTTGACGCCGAAGCCGGCCTGCTCTTGCGCTATGACGACGGACGCACCGCGACGCTGCTGTGTTCACTGCTACATCACACTCCCGGCCAGGCGCGCATATTCGGTACCGAAGGCTGGATCGATATCCTCCCCCGATTCCACCACCCTCGTGAAATCGTGTTGCACCGCAAGGGATCTGACCCTGAGCCGATAGTGAAGCCGCCCGTCGGCGGCGGATACAGTCACGAGCTGGCCGAGGTCACCGGATGCCTGCTCGAGGGCAGCGCGCAGAGCACCGTGATGCCCCTCGCCGACACCTTGGCCGTACAGCGGGTGCTCAACACGGCGTGCGAACAGCTCGGGGTGCATCACCGCGAAGACCCTGCTGACCTGGACTGA
- a CDS encoding MMPL family RND transporter has product MKRAWIPLVMVLVLAIAGFAVWRIRGIFGSYQLPTYAGSMTDDKNNQRGERLRLLLCEVCMSGAHGGGEPTFLAKWIRRLSIPILIFWVLLVVVFGTQKSLDTVGKEQTVSLSPQSAPSMQAMKHMGQMFKESDSDSVAMIVLEGQERLGPGAHKFYDEMVTQLRADAKHVQHVQDFWGDPLTEAGAQSTDGKATYVQVNLAGNMGETLSNESTEAVREIVKKVEANWTKDGAKLPDGLTVYVTGPGALQTDMNHAGDGSLKLITALTFLVIVVMLLFFYRSIFTVIMVFLFVGVQLSVARGVIAFLGDHQIIGLSTFAVNLLVMLSIAAGTDYAIFLIGRYQEARAMGSDKESAYYEMFHGTAHVILGSGLTIAGAMYCLSFTRMPYFQSLGVPCSVGLLTGVLVSLTMGPALITIGSRFGLFEPKRAMRIRTWRKIGTTIVRWPGPVLAAALAIAIVGLAALPGYRTSYDDKKYIPKDIPANAGFEAAGRHFSQARMSPEMLLIESDHDMRNSADFLVIDKVAKAVFRVPGIARVQAITRPQGTPIEHTSIPFLISMQSVGQLQNMKLMKDRMADMKVQADKMGENVVIMKRTLANMTTMAGITHSLVGDMHTLQGTIHEMRDSISNFDDWFRPIRNYLYWEKHCFDIPMCWAMRSIFDTLDKIDEMTETMDGMVVNMERMDQLMPKMVSDMSAMVPIMEDMQKMMLTQHSTMSGFYNQMDEMSQNSTAMGKAFDAAKNDDSFYLPPEIFDNADFKRGLKSFLSPDGKAVRMIISHRGDPATPEGLAHVEPIKQAAIEAVKGTPLEDAKIELGGTAAVFKDMSDGARYDLMIAGISALCLIFLIMLLITRSFVAALVIVGTVALSLGASFGLSVIIWQYIFGIELHWLVMQMAIIVLLAVGSDYNLLLVSRLKEELHGGLKTGIIRSMGGTGSVVTSAGLVFAFTMAVMVVSDLRIIGQVGTTIALGLLFDTLIVRSFMTPAIATILGRWFWWPLNVRTRPLPPPKTPPQPASVGTGHGDDPVTTEFPRPSV; this is encoded by the coding sequence TTGAAGCGGGCGTGGATCCCGTTGGTGATGGTGTTGGTCCTGGCCATCGCGGGTTTTGCGGTGTGGCGCATTCGCGGCATTTTCGGTTCTTACCAGTTGCCCACCTACGCCGGCAGCATGACCGACGACAAAAACAACCAACGAGGTGAGCGCCTACGTCTACTGCTTTGTGAAGTCTGCATGAGCGGGGCACACGGCGGCGGGGAGCCTACCTTCCTGGCCAAATGGATTCGGCGCCTGTCGATTCCCATCCTGATCTTCTGGGTGCTGTTGGTCGTTGTCTTCGGGACGCAGAAATCGCTCGACACGGTCGGTAAAGAACAGACAGTTTCACTGAGTCCACAAAGTGCGCCGTCCATGCAGGCGATGAAGCACATGGGCCAGATGTTCAAGGAGTCGGACTCCGACAGCGTGGCGATGATCGTGCTCGAGGGGCAAGAACGCCTGGGCCCCGGAGCGCACAAGTTCTACGACGAAATGGTGACGCAGCTGCGCGCCGACGCCAAACACGTTCAGCACGTGCAGGACTTCTGGGGCGATCCGCTCACCGAGGCGGGAGCCCAGAGCACCGACGGCAAGGCCACCTACGTGCAGGTGAACCTCGCCGGAAATATGGGCGAGACGCTGTCGAACGAGTCCACCGAAGCCGTCCGGGAAATCGTCAAAAAGGTCGAGGCGAACTGGACCAAGGACGGCGCCAAGCTGCCCGACGGGCTCACGGTCTACGTCACCGGCCCTGGCGCGCTGCAGACCGATATGAACCACGCGGGTGACGGCAGCCTCAAGCTCATCACCGCGCTCACATTCCTGGTCATCGTGGTGATGCTGCTGTTCTTCTATCGATCGATCTTCACCGTGATCATGGTGTTCCTGTTCGTGGGCGTTCAGTTGAGCGTGGCTCGAGGTGTCATCGCGTTCCTGGGCGACCATCAGATCATCGGGCTGTCGACCTTCGCGGTGAACCTGCTGGTGATGCTCTCGATCGCGGCCGGTACCGACTACGCCATCTTCTTGATCGGCCGTTACCAGGAAGCCCGGGCCATGGGGTCCGACAAAGAGTCGGCCTACTACGAGATGTTCCATGGCACGGCACACGTCATTCTGGGCTCAGGCCTCACGATCGCCGGCGCCATGTACTGCCTGAGCTTCACCCGGATGCCCTACTTCCAAAGCCTCGGCGTGCCGTGCTCGGTGGGTCTGCTCACGGGTGTTCTGGTCTCGCTGACAATGGGGCCGGCGCTGATCACCATCGGAAGCCGCTTCGGACTGTTCGAGCCCAAGCGCGCCATGCGTATTCGTACCTGGCGCAAGATCGGAACCACGATCGTGCGCTGGCCTGGGCCGGTGCTCGCGGCCGCGTTGGCGATCGCCATCGTCGGCCTGGCGGCGCTGCCCGGATACCGGACCAGCTACGACGACAAGAAGTACATCCCCAAGGACATCCCCGCCAACGCTGGATTCGAAGCGGCGGGGCGGCATTTCTCGCAGGCCCGGATGAGCCCGGAAATGCTCCTGATCGAGTCCGATCACGACATGCGTAACTCGGCAGACTTCCTGGTCATCGACAAGGTTGCCAAGGCTGTCTTCCGTGTTCCGGGAATCGCTCGTGTGCAAGCGATTACGCGACCGCAGGGCACGCCGATCGAGCACACCTCGATCCCGTTCCTCATCAGCATGCAGAGCGTGGGTCAGCTGCAAAACATGAAGCTGATGAAGGACCGCATGGCCGATATGAAGGTCCAGGCCGACAAGATGGGCGAGAACGTCGTCATCATGAAACGGACGCTCGCCAACATGACAACGATGGCGGGCATCACCCACTCGCTCGTCGGCGACATGCACACCTTGCAGGGCACCATCCACGAGATGCGAGACAGCATCTCGAACTTCGATGACTGGTTCCGCCCGATCCGCAACTATTTGTACTGGGAGAAGCACTGCTTCGACATACCCATGTGCTGGGCCATGCGCTCGATTTTCGACACCCTCGACAAGATCGATGAGATGACCGAAACCATGGACGGCATGGTGGTCAACATGGAGCGGATGGATCAGCTGATGCCCAAGATGGTGTCGGACATGTCGGCAATGGTCCCCATCATGGAAGACATGCAGAAGATGATGCTGACGCAGCACAGCACCATGTCTGGCTTCTATAACCAAATGGACGAGATGAGTCAGAACTCGACCGCCATGGGTAAGGCGTTCGATGCCGCCAAGAATGACGACTCGTTCTATCTGCCGCCGGAGATCTTCGACAACGCCGACTTCAAACGCGGTCTGAAGTCGTTCCTGTCGCCGGACGGCAAGGCGGTCCGGATGATCATCTCGCATCGGGGAGATCCCGCGACGCCCGAAGGCCTTGCGCATGTCGAGCCGATCAAGCAGGCCGCGATCGAGGCCGTCAAGGGCACACCCCTGGAGGACGCCAAGATCGAACTGGGCGGCACCGCGGCCGTGTTCAAGGACATGTCCGATGGTGCGCGCTACGACCTGATGATCGCCGGCATCTCCGCGCTGTGCCTGATCTTCCTGATCATGCTGCTCATCACGCGAAGCTTCGTGGCAGCGCTGGTCATCGTGGGCACGGTCGCGCTGTCTCTCGGTGCCTCATTCGGTTTGTCGGTCATCATCTGGCAGTACATCTTTGGCATCGAATTGCATTGGCTTGTCATGCAAATGGCCATCATCGTGCTCCTTGCGGTGGGCTCCGACTACAACCTGCTGTTGGTTTCCCGACTCAAAGAGGAGCTACACGGCGGCCTGAAGACCGGCATCATCCGCTCAATGGGTGGCACCGGAAGTGTGGTGACGTCCGCCGGTCTGGTGTTCGCCTTCACTATGGCCGTCATGGTGGTCAGCGATCTACGGATCATCGGGCAGGTCGGGACCACCATTGCACTGGGTCTGTTGTTCGACACGCTCATCGTGCGGTCCTTCATGACCCCGGCCATCGCGACGATCCTCGGCCGCTGGTTCTGGTGGCCGCTGAACGTGCGCACCCGGCCACTGCCACCGCCGAAGACGCCTCCTCAACCAGCGTCTGTCGGTACGGGACACGGCGATGACCCGGTGACGACCGAGTTCCCGAGGCCATCTGTCTGA
- the uvrB gene encoding excinuclease ABC subunit UvrB has product MAFATEHPIVAHSEYRPVTDVLRTDGRFEVVSQYEPAGDQPGAIAELERRVRAGEKDVVLLGATGTGKSATTAWLIERLQRPTLVMAPNKTLAAQLANELREMLPHNAVEYFVSYYDYYQPEAYIAQTDTYIEKDSSINDDVERLRHSATSNLLSRRDVVVVASVSCIYGLGTPQSYLDRSVQLDVGLEVPRDALLRLLVDMQYNRNDMAFTRGTFRVRGDTVEIIPSYEELAVRIEFFGDEVEALYYLHPLTGDVVRQANSLRIFPATHYVAGPDRMTKALEGVEQELEERLAELEGQGKLLEAQRLRMRTNYDIEMMRNVGFCSGIENYSRHIDGRGAGTPPSTLLDYFPDDFLLVIDESHVTVPQIGAMYEGDMSRKRNLVDFGFRLPSATDNRPLTWEEFAERIGQTVYLSATPGNYERNAAGGEFVEQVIRPTGLVDPKVVVKPTKGQIDDLITSIRQRTEADERVLVTTLTKKMAEDLTDYLLEMGIRVRYLHSEVDTLRRVELLRQLRLGEYDVLVGINLLREGLDLPEVSLVAILDADKEGFLRSSRSLIQTIGRAARNVSGEVHMYADTMTDSMKEAIDETDRRRAKQIAYNEANGIDPQPLRKKIADILDQVYREAEDTEEVAVGGSGRNASRGRRAQGEPGRAVSAGVFEGRDTKSMPRAELADLIKDMTEQMMAAARDLQFELAARFRDEIADLKKELRGMDAAGLK; this is encoded by the coding sequence ATGGCTTTCGCAACAGAACACCCCATCGTTGCGCACTCCGAGTACCGACCGGTCACGGACGTCTTGCGTACCGATGGGCGATTCGAGGTCGTCAGTCAGTATGAGCCCGCGGGCGATCAGCCGGGCGCCATCGCCGAGCTGGAACGGAGAGTTCGGGCGGGGGAGAAGGACGTGGTGCTGCTGGGTGCCACGGGTACTGGCAAGTCGGCGACCACCGCCTGGCTCATCGAACGGCTGCAACGGCCGACGCTGGTGATGGCACCCAACAAGACGCTCGCCGCGCAGCTGGCCAATGAGCTTCGGGAAATGTTGCCGCACAACGCTGTCGAGTACTTCGTCTCGTACTACGACTACTACCAGCCGGAAGCGTATATCGCGCAGACGGATACGTACATCGAGAAGGACAGCTCTATCAATGACGACGTGGAGCGTCTACGGCACTCCGCGACATCCAACCTGCTGTCCCGCCGCGACGTCGTGGTGGTGGCCTCGGTGTCGTGCATCTACGGTCTGGGCACCCCGCAGTCGTATCTGGACCGTTCTGTGCAACTGGACGTCGGGCTCGAAGTGCCTCGGGACGCTCTGCTGCGATTGCTGGTCGACATGCAGTACAACCGCAACGACATGGCATTCACCCGTGGCACCTTCCGGGTCCGCGGCGACACCGTCGAGATCATTCCCTCGTATGAGGAGCTGGCGGTGCGCATCGAATTCTTCGGTGACGAGGTCGAGGCGCTCTACTACCTGCATCCGCTCACCGGAGATGTTGTACGGCAAGCTAATTCATTAAGAATCTTTCCGGCGACGCATTACGTGGCGGGACCTGATCGGATGACGAAGGCCCTTGAGGGTGTCGAGCAGGAGCTCGAGGAACGACTTGCCGAGTTGGAGGGCCAGGGCAAGCTGTTGGAAGCGCAGCGCCTGAGGATGCGGACCAATTACGACATCGAGATGATGCGCAACGTGGGCTTCTGCTCGGGGATCGAGAACTACTCGCGGCATATCGACGGGCGTGGGGCCGGCACCCCGCCATCGACGCTGCTCGACTACTTCCCCGACGATTTCCTGCTGGTCATCGACGAGTCGCATGTGACGGTTCCCCAAATCGGCGCCATGTACGAGGGGGACATGTCGCGTAAGCGGAATCTGGTGGATTTCGGCTTCCGGTTGCCGTCGGCTACCGACAACAGGCCACTCACCTGGGAAGAGTTCGCCGAGCGAATCGGGCAGACCGTGTATCTGTCTGCGACGCCCGGGAACTATGAGCGCAATGCCGCCGGCGGCGAGTTCGTGGAGCAGGTGATCCGGCCGACCGGCCTGGTGGATCCGAAGGTGGTCGTCAAACCCACCAAGGGGCAGATCGACGATCTGATCACCTCAATCCGCCAACGCACTGAAGCCGATGAGCGGGTGCTCGTGACGACGTTGACGAAGAAAATGGCCGAAGATCTCACCGACTATCTGTTGGAGATGGGTATTCGGGTGCGTTACCTGCATTCGGAGGTGGACACTCTGCGGCGGGTCGAGCTGCTGCGTCAGCTCCGGCTCGGCGAGTATGACGTTCTCGTCGGTATCAACCTCCTACGGGAGGGTCTGGACCTGCCCGAGGTATCGCTGGTCGCCATTCTCGACGCCGACAAGGAAGGATTTCTGCGGTCCAGCAGGAGTCTGATTCAGACCATCGGCCGTGCCGCGCGCAACGTATCCGGCGAGGTGCACATGTACGCGGACACCATGACGGACTCGATGAAAGAGGCCATCGACGAGACCGATCGCCGACGCGCCAAGCAGATCGCATACAACGAGGCGAACGGGATAGACCCACAACCGTTGCGCAAGAAGATCGCTGACATCCTGGACCAGGTGTACCGCGAAGCCGAAGACACCGAAGAGGTGGCGGTCGGTGGATCGGGCCGCAACGCGAGTCGCGGCAGGCGGGCGCAGGGTGAGCCGGGGCGCGCGGTCAGTGCCGGAGTGTTCGAGGGGCGCGATACCAAGAGCATGCCTCGAGCCGAGTTGGCCGATCTGATCAAGGACATGACCGAGCAGATGATGGCGGCGGCGCGCGATCTGCAGTTCGAGTTGGCGGCACGATTCCGTGACGAGATCGCCGATCTGAAGAAGGAATTACGCGGTATGGACGCCGCGGGCCTGAAGTAA